The following DNA comes from Arcobacter cloacae.
TCGATTTTAGATGCTAGTGATTCATTTTCTTTTTGTAAGCCTGATTTTTGAGACTCTATTTTATTTTTTTCTAGCAGTAGCTCTAGTTCTTTACTTAAGCTTAAATTCTCTTCTTTTAGTTTTTCAACTGCTAATTTAAGATTTAAAATATCTTTTTCAATCTCCGCAAATAATCTATCTTTATCGCTTTGACTTAGAGAACTATTTGATAAATCATCAATCTTTGATTTAACTCTTTCGCTTTTGTCCTTTACATCTTTTATATCTGATTCAATTTTTTCAGCTTCTTTTATTTTTTCTGAGAAATCATCATTAATAAGCCCAATATTTGGGCTTAATGTTGATTTGAATTGGTAAACTTTTTTAAAGAAATCTGAATTATCTTTTTCTTTTTTTTGTTGTTCAACTTTTATATCTTCTTTTTGAAATTGATTAGACTTTAAATCCTTGATTTTTTGCTCTTGCTCTTGGATTTTTTCTGATACTTTATCTAACTCGTTCTCATTTTTTCTAAAAATTTCTATCTTTTCATCTAAATCTTCTTTTTCCATCTTTATTTCCTTATTTAAGTTTCCTAAATAATTTGTTTTATCAAACTCTAAATTTAACTTTTTAATTTCACTTAGATAATCTGTCATATCAAAGCCCTTAGTTAAATTTAATCCTTGACTCTTTTTTATGTTTTCCCAGTTCCAAACTTTTACCTCTTTTGCAACTCCTTGCAATTGATTAAAAATCTTATTTGCTCCATCTTTTCCTGCTTTATCATTATCATAAGCAATAACTATTTTTAAATCTTGAAAAAATGGTTTATATTTATCTTTTAAATTTTCATTTTCAGAACCTAAAGTAATAGCTCTATATCCATTACCTATCATATTAAGAGTGTCTTTTTCACCACCACATAAAAAAATCTCTTGATGCATATCTTTTCTATACTCTTGAATATCATAAAGATTAAAAGGACATCTATCTCTACCTTTTGTGAATAGGACTTTACTTGGAGTTACTTCTACACCTTTATCATTTGTATAAGTATTTGGATTTTTGTTATATTTCCAAAGGGTTACTATTCTATTTTCTTCATCTCTTATTGGCATTGATAATCTATCTGATTGCTTTATATAACCAATTTGATATTTAAGGGCTATCTCTTTTTGTTGTTTAAAATCTAAGCTAGGTAATGCTTGATTTAAAAGTTCTTTATATCTTTCAAAATTTTCAACTCTTGCAACATCAAAATTTTTGATGAACTCTTCATCAATAAAACCAGTTTTTCTATTTGTATTGTCTACTGTGTAACCATTATCTTTATAGCTTTCAATACTTGGTAAAGTTAATCCAGTTAATCTCTCAGCTTCTTCTTTTGCTTCTTTAAAAGTTTTATTTACATTTGTCATTTGTAAAAAATCAATTAAATCTCCATGATTAGTTGTATTATTCTTAAATGGTGAACTTGTCCAACAATGAATAGTTCCATCTTGATTAATATACATATCTGGAGTATTCGAGCTGTTCCAATGGAACTGCCCGTTTCTAAAAACCTCAAAACCTAAGTTTGAGATTGCATTCATGATAATTTCTTTATCTGCTATCATTTTTACCACCTTATATTTTTTTAATTAAAATTAAAAAAAATACTATCTATATAACTTTTTTTTGCTATGAATTTAAATTTTTAGGGATTAAGAACTAATCCTAAAGATAAATCATTAAATTGATTAGATACGATTGAAAAAGTATGAATTACTGGCTTCTTTTCTTTAAAAAAGATAAATTTGTAATCCTCAAGTTCTTCTTTTTCTATTCCAATCTTTACAGTTATAGCTTTTGCTATTTTTTCAATGTTAGTTGTATCTATGGCAGTGTTTAAATCATAATTTAATTGGTCAAGTATTACTATCTTTTTTTTATTGTCGTAGAAAAAATAAATAACTTCATACCCACTAACTCTAGCAAGAATGATTACATTATCTTCAATTAAATCATCTATTTCTTCACCTAATTTTTTTAAGACAAGAGCTTTAAAAAATTCTTTTTTGTTTTGATTTTCATCTTCTATTTCTATCATATTTTGCACCTTTTATTTTAAGATTATAAAATTTATACCAGTTGTTATAACTGCAACTATAACTGCAACTTTAAAAACGGATAGATTAACTATGTAATCTGTTTTATCAAGTATCTTTTCCAATTTTTTTAAATTCTCATTTTTTAATAAATCATCAATTTTTTTCGATAAAAAAGCTAAATATGAAGAATAATTTGCTGTTAATTCTTGTTCATTTTTGAAATTAAACTTATTCAAAATAGCTGTATAACTATCCAATTTATTTGTTATATCTTTCTGAGTTTTTTGAATCTCATCAAGTTTATTTATCACACCAGTTATTTTTTGAAGCTCTTGAAGATATATTGACTTTTGAAAATCAAAAGTATCCATTAACTCATTTACTTCTTTCTCATCTAGTACTATTTTGCTCATTTCTAAGCCTTTACAATGCTTTTTTAAGCGGTTCTAATTGATTAATCAACTCAACTACCATTTTTGCAAATCTGTATCTCTTGTTATTTGATTTAAATATCTCTTGACCCTCTTTAATCCACTCTTGCCGATAAGTATCAATATTTTGAACCAAATCAATTGAAGATAAATAGCTATCAAGTAAACTTACTCGATAATGAGATTTTAAAATTGAAAAAATATTTGAATTTGGAACAAAAAAGATATTGTCAACTTTTAAATCTGTTAATCTATTTGGGATATCAAGTTCTTCACTACCAAAGATATTGATGAATTGCTTTTGAATTTCTTCTTTTTCCAAAGTGAAACATCTGTTAAGAACTAGATTTATTTTTGCAGATTTATCAAAATCTCGAATTAAAGTAATAGTGTCCTTTACATTATCTACTTGTTCCATATCGTCATTTAATGGTATGTAATAATTTAATCCTGCAAGGTCTATTTCTTTTAGTTTTTGCAGTACTATTTTTGTATCGTTACCTCCCCCTGCATCGATGATATTAGTTACATTACTATCTGATAGGCTACTAAATTGTATATCATCAATTACAACTTCACTATCTTTTAATTTTAAGCTTTGATAATCGATATAATTGGAATTAACTCTACTTACATTATTATCATCAATTTCGAAAAGATTTATTTTTTGATTTTGATTTTGTAAATACAGCAATGTAGCAACTATGCCTGATATTGTAGTTTTACCTACACCACCCTTTGTTTGAGGGATAACATATATGTTTGATTTTTTAATTTCTTCTTTTTTCATATTTTCTCTTTTAATATTTTTTTTTCAATTTGAGTTAAATCTTCAGTTTTACACTTAAGATGAATATTATTATCAGTTATGAGCGTAAATGCATCTAATTTAGTCTCTAGCTTAATGTCTTGGATAAAACAAGGTAAACCATTAATTTCAATTATTTTGCCTTTTAAGACAAGTATCTGCTCTTTTTTATAATCTTGCAAAAAATCTGCAAAATTATCTAAGGTCATTTCATCATTTGCGAGTAAAGAAGCAAATATTTTTTTACGATGTAGTCGTTCTGATTTTTTTGCTTTTAAACCATCAGCCTTTAACCAATCATAAAATTTATCAAAGAGTTCAATCTTTTGATTTTCATTAATGCCCATTTTCTTCTTCCTCTTCTTCTTTATGGATATTGTTATATATATTATTATATGTGTCTAAATTTTAGACGGTTTTTGTCTAATTTTTAGACGCTTTCAATCTATTTTTTAGATTCTCGTCTAAATTTTAGACGGATGTCCAATTTCAAAATTAACAAACTCATCCCACCATAATTTAGTGGTTTTTAGAAATCCACTTTCTGCATTTTTTTCAACAAGTTTTTTTTCTATAAGCTTTGTGATACTGTTATATGCTGATGCTCGACTCAAATCAAACATTTTGCCTAATGTCTCAACTTTACCATGATACCAACCTTTAAAAATTGAATCAGGATTATTTGATAGATGATATATTGCATTTGCAATACAATAATCATTATTTGAAAGCTCATATTTAACTCTTGGATGATGTTTAATTGTTGTATAATCAGCTAATTCAGTTTTTTTATTTTTTTCACTCATAAAAAAGTATCCTTACCTTTTATTTATCATGATTTAAAAACTAAGTTACTATGTTGTAGTATTCTCTTAGTTAAAGCCAAAAGTCGTTTTAACAGCTCTCTCTTGATACTCGCCAAAGTTTTTCTAAGAGGGAGTTTTATAATGTTTCAACTCGTGATAATGCATAATATTCAGCCACATCTCTTTTTGCGTAACTTACGCTACTTTTTTTTAGTTCAGGATTTTGTCTAAAAGCAGGACCGATAGATTTTTTTCTCCAATTTTCGAGACACTGAACAGACACATTTAAATAAGTTGCAACTTGTTTTGCATTTAAATTTGGGGTTCTAGGAAATAGTTCATCCAACTCTCTTTTTATTATTTCTGTTTCTTCTTTTATGTTCATTTTTTCTCCTTAATTAGTGGCTAAAAATTCAGCTACATCTCTTTTTGTGTAAATATATGATTTTCCTATTTTTTTACACTTTGGACCGATATTTTCTTTCGCCCAATTTACGATAGTTCTTGTTTTCACTTTTAATATTTTTGCAACATCATGACTATCAAGGGTCAAGGTTTTTTCAAACCCTAACTCATTAATATCTGATAGATATTTATCAATTAATTGTTCATTCATTTTTCTAATTCCTTCAATTGATTTTCTAGCTCTTCTATTTTTTTCTCAAGATTTAAAATTTCATCATCAATATCAGTAATTTTCGTATAATTTCCAACACATTTAGGTCTTTCGAAATTCACTAAATTCATCAGTTGATTATTAAGAAATTGTAATCTTTCACTTATTTCATCATATTTTTTTTGATTTTTGTGCAATTTAATTATTTCTTTTAAATTTAAATCTTCTTTTTCTTCATTATCTCTCGTAATAGAATTAGCATTTCCCTTACATTCTTTGAGCAAAGATTCATCTTTAATATATATATCGATAGAAGAGAGAACAACATCATGTTCACCATTCAATAGAGATTCTGCTATACCATATGAAGAATAGTAATAATTCATAGCAATGAATATATTACATTCATCATCATAAGCAATATAAGGAGTAAAATCTTCTATATCAAATTCCTTGATTATTTCCCTAGCTATAACTTCTTGTTTTCCTTGATTTTCTTCTTTTTCAAGTACACCTATTTGTTTAAAAATCTCACTTGAAATTTGATTTCTAATTATTTCTTTCATTCTTTAATCCTTTAATTCTTTACCATTTATTACTAATTCTCTTTCCAATTTTTATCCTTTTTTTAAATTTATTGAGGCTTAAAAATTAAGCCTCACCACCTTCTGATTTCAGAACTGTCGAAAATTCAACGAATGTTTTTTGATATTCTTCATTTTCAAGGAGAAGCATCATATAAGTCCTACACATAGCACTTATATTAGGATAATTCAATCTATGAGCCAGTTCTTCGAATCTATCAGCTACTTCCTCCTTTACATTGCAACCTATTTTTTTGAAACTTTTTTGAGCCTCTCGTAGTTTCTCTTTTCTCATTTCTTCCTCTTTTTGCAACTCCTCCTTTTCTGCTTCAATTTTTATTATTTTTTCATCTTTTTTAAGCATTTTTTGCTTAATTTCCTCCGTATTAGCAATGATTGTATCTATTTTCTTTTCCATGTTATTTTCCATTTTTTCTCCTTGTTTTTTTAATTCAATTAGATTTAGTCCTAATTTAGGACTAAATCTAATTGAATTAAGGAATTTTCTTTTCTTGGCATTCCTTTCACCTCATACATTTTTTCCTATTGGCAATGTCTCGCCTCACATGTTTACGAATTACTGGAACACGAACCTGAGTCAACCTTAGACTCTTTTATCATTTTTTAAAGAACTTTAAAAGCTAATAATAAGTACAATCTGTACAATCAATGTTACATATGCTTTTATTTGTACAATATTGACACATTAATCCTTAATAAGTACTTAATTATGTATATTTTTGTACTTATATACTAATAGTGAGGTTTTTTTTGGAAGCTGAAATAATTTTAGAAAAATTAATGTCATATTTCAATGTTATTAATTATTCGGAACTTGCTCAAAAAATTGGTGTAGCGCAACAAAATATCTCAAAATGGAAATCAAGAAACTCAGTTAGTGCAATTAAGATAAAATGTCGTGAACTAGGTATCTATAATGAAATATTTGGAGATTTGAATAGTAATACTATTATTAATATTACTTCAGAAGTAAATCAAGCGGCAAAAGAAATAAATGAAGTAGATATCGATGAAACAACACTACTTTTGTTTAAAGAAGCCTATCAAAAAGCAAAAAATAGCGATAACATTAAAGGATTAAGAGTTTATTTGATGGACTTTCAAGAATTTCAAAAAGTAGAAAAAATAACCATAAATGAACTTAAAGATTTGTTTGAGAATATGTTAACAGAATCAAAAAAATAAATTTTCAATAGCTTCTCTTCCACTATCAGGAGCAAGTTTTACATATCTCATAGTCATAGTTATATCTTTATGATTCATAAGCTTTTGAATATTAAAAATTGGGGTTCCATTAATTGCTAAATGAGATGCAAAAGTATGTCTTAAAGTTTTTATTTTATTGACATAATAAATTAAATTAGTTATACTTATTTCGTTAAATGGTTTTATTTCTTTCACAAAGTACATAACTTATGTATTTGATGACAGAAATGTCATTTATATGGCGTGAAGCAGGGTTACGATATAGAGCGTTTAGTAAGCCCCCGATGGTTGAATACTATTATCGTCTTGCTTCCAATCTTATACATTATAGTATGTAACTACGAGGTCTCCATAAATATTTGGATTTAATACAAGCTTTAAAACTTTCCCACTTTTATTTAATTGAAAAACTTTTAACTCTTTGTTACTTACCCCAACATTATTTAACATTATTCCTCTTTCTATTACTTCATATATATTTATAATATCAATAGCTTCTAGTTCTCCTGGACAACCTTTACAATAATGTCTTTCAATTATATGTATAAAACCTTTATTGTTATCTCCATCTTTTAAAATAACTTTTTGAGTATTGATTATAAATTCAGCTTGTTTTGTTACACCGTTTATATAATCTATGACAATTTTTTGATTTGGTTTCCATCTTTTCTTTTTTCTTGCAGTTTCAATTGCTTTAATTTCTTTTTTCAATTTTGCAAGTCGTTCAGAGTATATACTCAACTTTTTACCTTTTTTAAATATTTTGTAAATTTTAAGATATTAAATTTATTTTGAATTTTTATATTATAGTGAAAAAAAAGACTTAAAATATCCATATTTATTGCACTTTTAAATCAATTTATCTGACTTTTAAAAAGAAAAATTTATAAATTCAATTTTTCAATAGCTTCTCTTCCACTATCAGGAGCAAGTTTCGCATATCTCATAGTCATTGTTATGTCTTTATGATTCATAAGTTTTTGAATAGTAAAAATTGGAGTTCCATTAATTGCTAAATGAGATGCAAAAGTATGTCTTAAAGTATGAAAAACTACTCTATTTTTGCTATCATTAGCATCCATACCTTGATTAAATAAATAATCTATAATCTTTTTTATTCTTTTTGCAGGATAGGTCGATAAAACTTTATCATTTATATTTAATTTTTCTACTCTTTTTTTTAGAAGTTCTTTTAATTGTGAATTTAAAAAAGTTTTATAAGTACTATCATTCTTAAAATCTTTTAGAGTTATTAAGTCATGGGTAAAGTCAATATCCTTTTTACTTATATTTTTTAAAGAGGATAGTCTTGCTCCAGTATTAAGAGCTAATTTAAAATATAGATAAATAATTTCATCATCTTTTACTTCATGATATAAAAGTTCTATTTCTTCTTTTGTTAAAAATCTTTCTCTTGCATTATCAATATTATTCAAAGTTATATATTTCGAAAAATCATTTTTAATTAAATCATTTTTTAAAGCATACTTGATAATAGACTTTAAAATATTTAATATTGTATTTATTGTTTTTGGAGCGATAGGTTTACCTGTTCTAATTCCAGTCTTTTCTTTTAAAGCTGTCATAAATTTTACAATATCTGTATTTGTGATTGTTTCAAAATCATAATCTTTAAAAAAAGGTAGAATATGATTAAAATAATAAGATTTTATTGTTCTATCTGCTTTTTGAGAAAAATAACCATTGGCAATAGTATCTATATATAGTATTTGTCTTTTTTTCTTTTTAGCCATAAAAGGAGCTTCTTCACCATTTCTTTGTTTTGTGATTATTTCATTTCTTTTTTGATTACAATAGGCTTCTCTTATTCCCTCAGTGAACTTTCCAATTTTAAGTTCAACCATTTTATTTTGTTCATTTTTAAATGTGATATAATAAACTTTATCAGGTTTGTCATTTGTAATAGTTTCTCTATAATAAACACCTGTTGAATTTGTTTTTATTCTTTTATTGCTTGATATTTTTTCCAACCTATTTCCAACCCTAGAGAATGTTTATTGGATTTTATAGGCTTATTTAATTTTTGTCAAGATTAAAAAGAACCTATTATATGGGTGTTTATGTTGATTGTGTTCTTTAAGGTTTATTTGAAATAATACAGCAGTGAGTTCAAATCTCGCTAACCGCACCATTTTAAAATCTTATTTTTTATCAAGTTAAACTAACTATAAAAACAATATAATCAAAAAAAATTAAGGATTCTTATGTTTAAAATCTTCAAGCCACTATTAATTATTATATTATTACAAATTTCGCTATTTTCTCAAGAAATAGTAACAAGTCCTATAAAACTTATGACTAAAGAGATTGCTTCAAACACTGCTACTCCAATTGAGCAATCAAATACACAAGAATTAACTCAATCTATTGAAGAACAAATAGATAAACAAAATAAATTGGTTGAAGAAGTTATAAATAATATAAATAATGAATCCTATTTAACAACTTTGATAAATAAAAATCAATATGAAAATGATATAAATTTTTTAACAAATCGAATAAATGCAAATCGAATTCAAAAAAATTCTTTAGCTGTTGCACGAGATGAATTAAAAATTTTTTATTTAAAACATAAAATAGAATATGAAGAGAGTTTAAAAAATATAATTATCGGAAAGCAAGAGTTTAAGGATAAAAAATTCTTTCAAGATTTACTTCAAAAAAATATTAAACTATTAGAAGATTTTAAAATAGATGAATATACAGCACTTTATGAATCTGAAATGAAAAATATAAATAATAAAGTTTCTATGGAATTTGTAGATAACTATATAGAACTTCACAATCAAAAACATACTCAACTATTTATTCTTCAATATTTATATTCAAATATTCAAAAATTTAGGGCATCAAACTTTTTTATAGATGAATTTAATTTAAAATATATAATCAGTAAAATTGATTCTATAAAAGGTATCTCTTTTATATCTTCCCTAACCTCTTATCATCTAAACTTTTCAATAGGTGAATTGTGTGTTGTACTTATGATAATAGTATTTTTTAGACTATTAAACAGATACTTAATAGTAATTATTACAAGTTTTATATCAAAAATATTTATAAAAGATAAAAACACTAGAGAAGAAGAGAGTATATTGTTTAATTTAAAAGAGGCTATAAATTCTCCTTTAATTTATAGTTTATATCTATTTTCAATACAACTTTCAATATTTATTATTATAAAAGATCAAAATTTTATAAATGCTATTATGCCTTGGATAAATACTATTTATATTGCTCTTTTAACATGGGCTGTTTATGCAATATTAAATATTGCAATTAATATTTATGCTCAAAACTTATTAGAAAGATACCAAAATGTAAGAAAAGAGATGATAGTTTTTATACTAAAAATCATCAAAGTTGTACTTATTATTTTTGTTGTTTTATTTTTATTTACCCAATTAGGTTTAGATGTAAAAGCTATTTTAGCTTCTTTAGGAGTGGGAGGTATTGCTATTGCACTTGCAGCAAAAGATACATTAGCAAACTTTTTTGCATCATTAAACATAATGACAGACAATTCATTTTCTCAAGGAGATTGGATTAAAACAAAAGATTTTGAAGGAACTGTTGTTGATATTAGAATGAGAACGACAAGAATTAGAACTTTTGATAATGCAATGATTACAGTTCCTAACTCTCAAATTGCAAATGCCCATATTTTAAACTGGTCAAAAAGAATAATTGGAAGAAGAATTAAAATGAATATTTCTATTACTTATGAAAGTAAAATGGAAGACATTATAAATCTAAAAAGAGATATTTATGATATGTTATCAAATCATCCAAAAATTGCAACTAATCAAAATATTCATATTTCAAGAACAAGAGCATTTGAAGCTATTAAAAGAGAAGATTTAGAAGGTATAAAAAATACTTTGTTAGTATTTATTGACGAATATGCAAGTTCATCTATAGATATTTTAGTTTATTGTTTTTCAAAAAGTCCAAATTGGGAAGATTGGCTTATAACAAAAGAAGAAGTTATCGTAGAAATATCAAAACTTGTAAAAAAAAATAACTGCGAATTTGCATATCCTGCTCAAACTATTTTTTTAAAAAAAGAGAATGAAATGAAAAAAGAGATAGAAGAGATTTAATCTTCTATCTATCCACTAATAAATCAGCTTTTGAACGAATCTTTTTTTTATATAAAAACTCTTTCTCTCTTTGCGTAAATTTTTCCTCTTTTTTATCTTCATCTAAATTTTTTACTTTGTTTTTTTTAAAA
Coding sequences within:
- a CDS encoding mechanosensitive ion channel family protein, whose amino-acid sequence is MFKIFKPLLIIILLQISLFSQEIVTSPIKLMTKEIASNTATPIEQSNTQELTQSIEEQIDKQNKLVEEVINNINNESYLTTLINKNQYENDINFLTNRINANRIQKNSLAVARDELKIFYLKHKIEYEESLKNIIIGKQEFKDKKFFQDLLQKNIKLLEDFKIDEYTALYESEMKNINNKVSMEFVDNYIELHNQKHTQLFILQYLYSNIQKFRASNFFIDEFNLKYIISKIDSIKGISFISSLTSYHLNFSIGELCVVLMIIVFFRLLNRYLIVIITSFISKIFIKDKNTREEESILFNLKEAINSPLIYSLYLFSIQLSIFIIIKDQNFINAIMPWINTIYIALLTWAVYAILNIAINIYAQNLLERYQNVRKEMIVFILKIIKVVLIIFVVLFLFTQLGLDVKAILASLGVGGIAIALAAKDTLANFFASLNIMTDNSFSQGDWIKTKDFEGTVVDIRMRTTRIRTFDNAMITVPNSQIANAHILNWSKRIIGRRIKMNISITYESKMEDIINLKRDIYDMLSNHPKIATNQNIHISRTRAFEAIKREDLEGIKNTLLVFIDEYASSSIDILVYCFSKSPNWEDWLITKEEVIVEISKLVKKNNCEFAYPAQTIFLKKENEMKKEIEEI
- a CDS encoding helix-turn-helix domain-containing protein, giving the protein MEAEIILEKLMSYFNVINYSELAQKIGVAQQNISKWKSRNSVSAIKIKCRELGIYNEIFGDLNSNTIINITSEVNQAAKEINEVDIDETTLLLFKEAYQKAKNSDNIKGLRVYLMDFQEFQKVEKITINELKDLFENMLTESKK
- a CDS encoding tyrosine-type recombinase/integrase encodes the protein MKEIKPFNEISITNLIYYVNKIKTLRHTFASHLAINGTPIFNIQKLMNHKDITMTMRYVKLAPDSGREAIENLFF
- a CDS encoding helix-turn-helix domain-containing protein produces the protein MNEQLIDKYLSDINELGFEKTLTLDSHDVAKILKVKTRTIVNWAKENIGPKCKKIGKSYIYTKRDVAEFLATN
- a CDS encoding tyrosine-type recombinase/integrase; translated protein: MEKISSNKRIKTNSTGVYYRETITNDKPDKVYYITFKNEQNKMVELKIGKFTEGIREAYCNQKRNEIITKQRNGEEAPFMAKKKKRQILYIDTIANGYFSQKADRTIKSYYFNHILPFFKDYDFETITNTDIVKFMTALKEKTGIRTGKPIAPKTINTILNILKSIIKYALKNDLIKNDFSKYITLNNIDNARERFLTKEEIELLYHEVKDDEIIYLYFKLALNTGARLSSLKNISKKDIDFTHDLITLKDFKNDSTYKTFLNSQLKELLKKRVEKLNINDKVLSTYPAKRIKKIIDYLFNQGMDANDSKNRVVFHTLRHTFASHLAINGTPIFTIQKLMNHKDITMTMRYAKLAPDSGREAIEKLNL
- a CDS encoding toprim domain-containing protein — translated: MIADKEIIMNAISNLGFEVFRNGQFHWNSSNTPDMYINQDGTIHCWTSSPFKNNTTNHGDLIDFLQMTNVNKTFKEAKEEAERLTGLTLPSIESYKDNGYTVDNTNRKTGFIDEEFIKNFDVARVENFERYKELLNQALPSLDFKQQKEIALKYQIGYIKQSDRLSMPIRDEENRIVTLWKYNKNPNTYTNDKGVEVTPSKVLFTKGRDRCPFNLYDIQEYRKDMHQEIFLCGGEKDTLNMIGNGYRAITLGSENENLKDKYKPFFQDLKIVIAYDNDKAGKDGANKIFNQLQGVAKEVKVWNWENIKKSQGLNLTKGFDMTDYLSEIKKLNLEFDKTNYLGNLNKEIKMEKEDLDEKIEIFRKNENELDKVSEKIQEQEQKIKDLKSNQFQKEDIKVEQQKKEKDNSDFFKKVYQFKSTLSPNIGLINDDFSEKIKEAEKIESDIKDVKDKSERVKSKIDDLSNSSLSQSDKDRLFAEIEKDILNLKLAVEKLKEENLSLSKELELLLEKNKIESQKSGLQKENESLASKIEALRNKTQNSKTEFQEKTTENKITYKESKESQLIKDYESLDNTNQKEK